Proteins co-encoded in one Papaver somniferum cultivar HN1 chromosome 5, ASM357369v1, whole genome shotgun sequence genomic window:
- the LOC113279424 gene encoding NDR1/HIN1-like protein 10: MEDGRWNSSTQGRRHIETNGVYGPHLFSNSGVKKLHFSDNFSHLWGQIRETYLHSHRHDLKLPNQRRTKPITWFIAFFCAILWVMIILGGLIVLIVYLVFRPKNPSFDIPNATLNTIYLDTNAQLTSDGSLLNSDVTILTNFTNPNQKVKIDYSYMVIELYYMNTLIATTSVSPFSAGKAESKLLGIHFVTSQVKLSSNEIQQIRKEVGNNTVKFDVQGKFRTRSNFGSLIRYSHWLHGRCTIVLAGPPYGTLISHKCITKR, encoded by the exons atggaagatggaagatggaactcttccacccaGGGACGGAGACACATTGAGACAAATGGGGTCTACGGACCCCACTTGTTTTCAAACTCCGGTGTAAAAAAGCTTCATTTTTCTGATAATTTCAGCCATTTGTGGGGGCAAATAAG AGAAACATATCTGCATAGTCATAGACATGATCTGAAGCTACCAAATCAACGTAGAACGAAACCCATTACATGGTTCATCGCATTCTTTTGTGCCATACTATGGGTTATGATAATTCTTGGTGGACTAATCGTTCTCATTGTGTATCTTGTGTTCCGTCCAAAAAATCCATCATTCGACATCCCCAACGCAACGCTCAATACCATCTACCTTGATACTAATGCGCAACTCACCTCTGATGGTTCTCTACTCAACTCTGATGTAACCATCTTAACCAACTTCACGAATCCGAACCAGAAAGTGAAAATCGACTACAGTTACATGGTCATTGAATTATATTATATGAATACCCTCATTGCAACCACCTCAGTTAGTCCATTTTCAGCTGGAAAAGCAGAATCAAAGCTACTGGGAATACATTTCGTGACAAGTCAAGTCAAGTTATCATCCAACGAAATCCAACAGATCAGGAAGGAGGTGGGAAACAATACTGTGAAGTTTGATGTTCAGGGAAAGTTTagaacaagatcaaattttggaaGTCTCATCCGTTATTCGCATTGGTTGCACGGTCGATGCACCATAGTTCTTGCAGGACCACCTTACGGGACTTTAATTTCGCACAAATGCATAACGAAACGTTAA